The following are encoded in a window of Pangasianodon hypophthalmus isolate fPanHyp1 chromosome 14, fPanHyp1.pri, whole genome shotgun sequence genomic DNA:
- the crybb1l3 gene encoding crystallin, beta B1, like 3, whose product MSHTAVQGSIGSRSAIGMHTYKIYLYECENFQGRMMELNGECRNICDKGFDRVRSIRVECGPWVGYEQQDMRGEMFVLEKGEYPRWDTWSNSYRCDRFMSLRPVRMDPQDHKICLYECANFEGRKMEICDEDIPSLWSYGFYDRVASIQVSGGTWVGYQYPGYRGYQYLFEFGPFKHWNEWGANHPQIQSIRRVRDMQTHRRGCFEMTA is encoded by the exons ATGTCTCATACCGCTGTGCAGGGGAGTATTGGGAGCCGTTCCGCCATAGGGATGCACACATACAAA ATATATCTGTACGAGTGTGAGAATTTCCAAGGTCGGATGATGGAGTTGAACGGCGAGTGTCGTAATATCTGCGATAAGGGCTTTGACCGTGTGCGCTCCATCAGAGTGGAGTGTGGCCC ATGGGTGGGTTACGAACAGCAGGACATGCGTGGGGAGATGTTCGTGTTGGAGAAGGGAGAGTATCCTCGCTGGGACACTTGGTCCAATAGTTACCGCTGTGATCGTTTCATGTCCCTCAGGCCAGTCCGCATG GACCCCCAGGATCATAAGATCTGCCTGTATGAGTGTGCGAACTTTGAGGGCCGTAAGATGGAGATTTGTGATGAGGACATCCCCAGTCTGTGGTCCTATGGCTTCTATGACAGAGTAGCAAGCATTCAGGTCTCCGGAGGAAC GTGGGTTGGGTACCAGTACCCAGGCTATCGTGGATACCAGTACCTGTTTGAGTTTGGGCCCTTCAAGCACTGGAATGAGTGGGGAGCCAACCATCCCCAGATCCAGTCCATCCGCCGAGTGCGAGACATGCAGACACATCGACGAGGCTGCTTCGAGATGACTGCGTAA
- the dhrs13a.3 gene encoding dehydrogenase/reductase SDR family member 13a.3 isoform X1, which translates to MCVVLAIITAAVTAYLLIYYNAFRGARCRSTAVLKGKTAVVTGANTGIGKATALDLARRGARVILACRNKEKAEAAVFDIRRETGNTAVLFMHLDLASLKSVRDFAETFLKTEPRLDLLINNAGMMAAGRTEDGFGMVFGVNHLGHFLLTLLLLDRLKASGQSRIINVSARLHRLGSVDFNILNTHKDLVTGQSLWHCFMAYCHSKLCNVLFTRELANRLEGSSVTCYCLHPGVVATEFGRNMYFWVRLLWLIFSKLFFLTPEAGAQTTLHCALQEGLEPLSGRYFTSCTLQEVSDMARDDGLAKKLWEVSERMCGLS; encoded by the exons atgtgtgttgtgttggcGATAATAACAGCTGCTGTTACAGCATATCTGCTTATTTACTACAACGCGTTTAGAGGAGCCAGGTGCAGGAGTACAGCGGTGCTGAAGGGGAAGACAGCTGTGGTCACTG GTGCGAACACTGGCATTGGGAAGGCGACTGCCCTGGATTTGGCCAGGCGTGGGGCCAGGGTTATTCTGGCCTGCCGAAACAAGGAGAAAGCTGAGGCGGCTGTGTTTGACATCAGAAGG GAAACTGGTAACACGGCTGTGCTGTTTATGCATCTGGACTTGGCCAGTCTGAAGTCTGTGCGTGATTTTGCTGAGACATTTCTCAAGACCGAGCCCAGACTGGACCTGCTCATCAACAATGCAG GAATGATGGCAGCAGGCAGAACTGAGGATGGCTTTGGCATGGTTTTCGGGGTTAACCACCTCGGCCACTTTCTTCTgactctgctgctgctggatcGGCTGAAGGCATCAGGGCAGAGTCGGATCATTAATGTGTCAGCCAGGCTGCATCGCCTGGGCTCTGTGGACTTCAACATTCTCAACACACACAAGGATTTGGTGACAGGACAGTCACTGTGGCACTGCTTCATGGCCTACTGCCATAGCAAACTCTGTAATGTGCTGTTTACCCGAGAGCTGGCCAACCGTCTAGAGGGGAGCAGCGTGACCTGCTATTGCCTGCATCCTG GAGTAGTAGCTACAGAATTTGGCCGCAATATGTATTTTTGGGTGAGGCTCCTCTGGCTGATCTTCTCCAAGCTCTTCTTTCTCACCCCAGAAGCCGGAGCTCAGACCACGCTACACTGTGCCCTCCAGGAGGGCTTGGAGCCTCTGAGTGGCCGATACTTCACCTCTTGCACCCTACAGGAAGTCAGTGACATGGCCCGAGATGATGGGCTGGCCAAAAAGCTGTGGGAAGTGAGCGAGAGGATGTGTGGCCTGTCGTGA
- the cryba1a gene encoding crystallin, beta A1a: MAQTNPTPIGPWKITVYDQENFQGKRMDFTSSCKNIMECGIDNVRSLKVECGAWAGYEHSSFCGQQFILERGDYPRWEAWSGSNAYHIERLMSFRPICCANHKESKITVFERENFIGRQWEMNDDYPSLQAMGWPNNEIGSMQVQNGAWVCYQYPGYRGYQYILECDRHGGEYKHYREWGSHAHTFQVQSLRRVQQ, translated from the exons ATGGCTCAGACTAACCCAACGCCAATAGGACCATGGAAG ATCACAGTATATGACCAGGAGAACTTCCAGGGCAAACGCATGGACTTCACTTCTTCCTGCAAGAACATCATGGAATGTGGAATTGACAACGTTCGCTCACTGAAGGTCGAGTGCGGAGC CTGGGCGGGTTACGAGCACTCCAGCTTCTGTGGCCAACAGTTCATCCTGGAGAGAGGAGACTACCCTCGCTGGGAAGCATGGAGTGGCAGCAATGCCTACCATATTGAAAGACTGATGTCCTTCCGCCCAATCTGCTGTGCT AACCATAAGGAGTCAAAGATCACAGTCTTCGAGCGGGAGAATTTCATTGGGCGCCAGTGGGAGATGAATGATGACTACCCCTCTCTTCAGGCCATGGGCTGGCCCAACAACGAGATTGGCTCCATGCAGGTCCAAAATGGGGC CTGGGTTTGCTACCAGTATCCTGGCTACCGTGGCTACCAATATATCTTGGAGTGTGATCGCCATGGAGGCGAGTACAAACACTACCGGGAGTGGGGATCCCATGCTCATACCTTCCAGGTGCAATCTCTTCGCCGCGTCCAGCAGTGA
- the dhrs13a.3 gene encoding dehydrogenase/reductase SDR family member 13a.3 isoform X2, which yields MCVVLAIITAAVTAYLLIYYNAFRGARCRSTAVLKGKTAVVTGANTGIGKATALDLARRGARVILACRNKEKAEAAVFDIRRETGNTAVLFMHLDLASLKSVRDFAETFLKTEPRLDLLINNAGMMAAGRTEDGFGMVFGVNHLGHFLLTLLLLDRLKASGQSRIINVSARLHRLGSVDFNILNTHKDLVTGQSLWHCFMAYCHSKLCNVLFTRELANRLEGSSVTCYCLHPEAGAQTTLHCALQEGLEPLSGRYFTSCTLQEVSDMARDDGLAKKLWEVSERMCGLS from the exons atgtgtgttgtgttggcGATAATAACAGCTGCTGTTACAGCATATCTGCTTATTTACTACAACGCGTTTAGAGGAGCCAGGTGCAGGAGTACAGCGGTGCTGAAGGGGAAGACAGCTGTGGTCACTG GTGCGAACACTGGCATTGGGAAGGCGACTGCCCTGGATTTGGCCAGGCGTGGGGCCAGGGTTATTCTGGCCTGCCGAAACAAGGAGAAAGCTGAGGCGGCTGTGTTTGACATCAGAAGG GAAACTGGTAACACGGCTGTGCTGTTTATGCATCTGGACTTGGCCAGTCTGAAGTCTGTGCGTGATTTTGCTGAGACATTTCTCAAGACCGAGCCCAGACTGGACCTGCTCATCAACAATGCAG GAATGATGGCAGCAGGCAGAACTGAGGATGGCTTTGGCATGGTTTTCGGGGTTAACCACCTCGGCCACTTTCTTCTgactctgctgctgctggatcGGCTGAAGGCATCAGGGCAGAGTCGGATCATTAATGTGTCAGCCAGGCTGCATCGCCTGGGCTCTGTGGACTTCAACATTCTCAACACACACAAGGATTTGGTGACAGGACAGTCACTGTGGCACTGCTTCATGGCCTACTGCCATAGCAAACTCTGTAATGTGCTGTTTACCCGAGAGCTGGCCAACCGTCTAGAGGGGAGCAGCGTGACCTGCTATTGCCTGCATCCTG AAGCCGGAGCTCAGACCACGCTACACTGTGCCCTCCAGGAGGGCTTGGAGCCTCTGAGTGGCCGATACTTCACCTCTTGCACCCTACAGGAAGTCAGTGACATGGCCCGAGATGATGGGCTGGCCAAAAAGCTGTGGGAAGTGAGCGAGAGGATGTGTGGCCTGTCGTGA